The stretch of DNA ATTTTGATGCTGAATAAGTTGTGGGTTATAATTAAAGTTCTTTCCACATTCCCTAtattcatagggtttctcactGGTATGAATTCTATGATGACTAATAAGCTGTGAACTCTGAGAATAAGCCTTCCCACATatcttacattcatagggtttctcaccagtatgaattctctgatgtctaGTAAGGTCTGAGCCAGAACGAAAAGCCTTttcacattccttacattcataaggtttctcaCCTGTATGGATTCTTTGATGTTTAATAAGTTGTGAGCTCTGACTAAAGGCATtgccacattccttacattcatagggtttttccccagtatgaattctctgatgtcgAGTGAAGTTGGAACCACTActaaaggccttcccacattccttacattcatagggtttctcaccagtgtgaaTTCTGTGATGTCGAGTAAGATCTGAGCCACAAATAAAggttttcccacattccttacattcaaaGGGTTTCTTgccagtatgaattttctgatgATGAGCAAGTCTTGAGGGATGTCTAAAGGACtttccacattccttacattcatagggcttcTCAATGGTATGAATTATCTCATGTGTAGCAAATTGTGAGCCATGTCTAAAGGTTTTCCTATATTCTTTAGAtgcacagaatttctttttactATTAATGATTTGCTGTAATGTAAAGGATGGATGCTGACTCAAAGTGGGCAGATCTTCATGAGTGAATACCAATTGATTGAAATGTCCCCCCTGAGAGCCGAGTTGTTTCTCAAACTGGATATTACAATCCCAATCATCTCTGAAACTAGAGCACTGAAAATCATGTCTTGTGAGTTTTTCCATTATTTCCCACTGGGTTGATTCTAtttcataaatttctttcttcagaaaTAATTTCTTGGTCTCACATCTTGATTCCaggactgaaagaaaatatgaaaataattaactcatgtttttcttatttgGGAGAAACGAAACTTCAATCAATATGGGagaatttcactgatttttttttttacaaatgaatgaggaaaaaagagagtTAGAAGACAGGTTACCTAATAAGATGATGGTAGTgattaggaaaacaaaataagtcaCTGCTTCCCAAACATTGCTATAGATCAGGATTACTTTGGGAAGCTTGCTAAATACACACATGCCTTAGTCCTACATCCCTTGTTAAAGGATGACTCTaatcatatacacacaaaatgtcTCATTGCATATACACACACGGGACATATAATAGGATCCCACAGTATTAATTGTAAAATAAGggaaatggccaggcatggtggctcacacctgtactcccagcaccttgggtgggtgaggcaggcagaacacttgaggtcaggagtttgagatcagcctggtcaacatggtgaaacctgtctctactaaaaatataaaaattggctgggcatggtggcatgcgcctgtaatcccagctactgggaaggctaaggcacgagaattgcttgaacccgggaggcagaggttgcagtgagccaagattgcgccactgcactccagcctgggcaacagagtgagtctctgtctcaataaataaataaataaataatcaatcaCACCGTTAACAGGGCTATTGTCAGGATGAAATGAATACGCCTAATGGAAAATTCCCAGGCATCAGTAAACTATGGCCTATGGCCCTGCACCGATTTTTATAAATGACGTTTTATTAGCCATACTTGTTACGTATTGTCTATGGATGCTTTTGCGCTAAAAGGGCAGAAGTGAGTAGTTATGACACAGAATGTGTGAACTGCAAAcctaaaatacttactatttgcctttcaagaaaagaaaaaaagaaaactttttttcaagaaaaagtttgggccgggagtggtggctcaagcctgtaatcccagcactttgggaggttgagacgggcggatcacgaggtcaggagatcgagaccatcctggctaacacggtgaaaccccgtctctactaaaaatacaaaaaactagccgggcgaggtggcgggcgcctgtagtcccagctactccggaggctgaggcaggagaatggcgtaaacccgggaggcggagcttgcagtgagctgagatccggccactgcactccagcccgggcgacagagaaagactccgtctcaaaaaaaaaaaaaaaaaaaaaaggaagtctgtACTAAACAtcacaaatataaaacatttccaacACCACTGAATGGTCTCTTGGATAGCCCTGGTCTGGATTCTGTAACTGGAGGTCCAGAGCTCTTCAAAAAATGATAAGGAACTAGAGGGTAGCCATCCAGAAAAAAGTCTAGCTTAAGAAAAGTCAAGAGTGGAATGAACATAGCATGAGTGGTAGGTAGGACTCATTTGTGCACAGATATGATATATGTTTGGGGTTTGATGAAAATAGAGTTTGTCTTGTAATTCTGAGATGCTGGCCTTTGTTAAAGAGAAGAGAGGACTTAACAAGTACATGCGCACTACAGCAGTGATGACTGACGGGCAGAAAAGACATTTGTAGGttcaagaaaaggagagagagtaaAATGGAAGGCATTGTATGGTACTGACAGATCAGAGATACTAGATTCAGTTACATGCATTTTATACTCAAACTTGAATAATTATAAGCCTTGTTTTCTTGGGCAAATTAGTTCAACTTTCCAAACCTGCAGTTTTCTGTCTAATACAATAGGAATGATAGCCCTTACAACTGTTGTGAGGATTGGGATTAATGTTTGTAAATACCACGGAAGAATTtccgccaggcacggtggcttatgcctgtaatcccagccctttgggaggccgaggcaggtggatcacgaggtcaggagtttgagatcagcctgaccaaaatggtgaaatcccgtctctactaaaaatacaaaaattagccgggtgtggtagcgcgcgcctatatcccagctactcaggaggctgaggcaggaaaattgcttgaacccaggaggcggaggttgcggtgagccaagatagcgccactgcactccaacctagggaacagagcgagactccgtctcaaacaaacaaacgaacagacaacacacaaaaaaagaatttccataCAAAAGTGGGGACATTAGGCCCGACCCCTTGActcctaaaaaaaataaagtcagggAGAATAGCTAGAAGACTTGAAAGTCACTGACTCCTAGACAAGGAAATGGAGGGGTAAGGAAGGTACAGCTTTGTAAACTAttataatatacatgtaatacaaatacatttttaaaagaaatagcttGGTCTGGTTACAGAGGGACAGGATCTCAGCTAGTATTCTTATCACTTATCCATGGAGAAAGAAATGACTACGAAATGAGctatgatgaaaagaaaaaatgagtatAGCAAGGTGGTTGAGAAAACTGAAGGCTTTAGGGTTGTAAAAGAGGTCTGAAttctggaccttttttttttttttgagacggagtctcgctctgtcgcccaggctggagtgcagtggccggatctcagctcactgcaagctccgccccctgggtttacgccattctcctgcctcagcctcccgagtagctgggactacaggcgcccgccacctcgccaggctagttttttgtaatttttagtacagacggggtttcaccgtattagccaggatggtctcgatctcctgacctcttgatccacccgtctcggactcccaaagtgctgggattacaggcttgagccaccgcgcccggccaattctggACTTTTTAACTAGCTGAGAGGCCATAGACAAATTATGAAACCTCAATGAACACTGTTATCATCTGTAAAACCATCAAGTGTATGACACTAATAGGTACTCAATCTTTTTGTGGAATAACGTTCTGAATTATGTAAGGAAGATAGTTTGAAATCATACTAGATGATATGGTAAAAATGTACatcatgccgggcgcggtggctcaagcctgtaatccctgcacttagggaggccgaggtgggcggatcaagaggtcaggagatggagaccatcttggccaacatggtgaaaccccatctctactaaaaatacaaaaaattagctggccgaggtggcgggcgcctgtagtcccagctactccggaggctgaggcaggagaacggcgtgaacccgggaggcgaagcttgcagtgagccaagatcgcgccactgcactccagcctgggcgacagagtgagactccgcctcaaaaaaaaaccaaagaaccaaaaaaacaaaaaaaaagtacatcatACAATCTTTCTCTGATAGCTATAAGGCATTTAATTTGATCACTGAATCCCAAACAAAAGACGTGAGAGAAAATCAACACTAGATTTAACTTATAAGAAACACCAAAAAGAGTTCTTCAAGTAGAAAGAAAAGGgcactaacaatataaaaatataaaactcattgTAAAGGTATGAATATAGTTATATTCAGAATACTCTGATAATGTAATAATAGTGCATAAATCACTTTTAACTCTAGTATAAAAGTTAATAGacaaggttgggcacagtggctcacacctgtaatcctagcactttgggatgctggggcgggcagatcacaaggtcaggagttcgagaccagcctgaccaatatggtgaactcccgtctctactaaaaatataaaaattagctgggtaggtagcgtgtgcctgtaatcccagttactcaggaggctgaggcaggagaattgcttgaacccgggaggtagaggtacAGTGAGCTGAattcgtggcactgcactccaacgtgggtgacagagaaagactctgtctcaaaaaaaaaaaaaagttaaaagacaaaggtATTAAAGATAAACCTACAATCATTTGCTAATAGATGCACAATATATAAAAGATGTACATTGTAACATCAATAACGTAATGTAGGTGGAAAAATGCAGACTTTTGTATGTGGTCAAAGttaagctattattattactactactattattattattgagaaacagggtcttgctctgtagcccaggccagagttctcactgtagcctcaacctcctgggctcaaaggatcctcctacctcaacctcctgaatagctggaactagatgtgtaccaccacacctggttaacttttttttgagacagtcttgctctgtctcccaggctggagtgcagtggcgcaatctcggtttgctgcaacctccgcctcccaggttcaagcaattctcctgcctcggcctcccaagtagctgggattacaggtgcctgccaccacatctggttaattttttgtatttttagtagagacaaagtttcatcatggtggccagactggtttcaaactcctgacctcaagagatccttaaacattttggtagagacagggtctcactatgttgcccaggctggtctcaaatttctgggctcaagcgatccttccacctcagcctcccaaagtgctgggaatacaggtgtgagccaccacacccagcctaaacttAAGTTATTATTAGCTTACAATAGACTGTCATAACTAtgagatgttttatgtaagccttatggtaaccacaaagaaaaactcTCTAGTAGATACACTGAAGACAAGGAGACATCAAATCATACCaccataaaaaaatcaaatcagaaagaaagactGAGATAGGAACAAAGACACCATAAAACAGTCAGGATTAGCTCGGCAGAGTGGTGCACGACTATagccccagttacttgagaggttgaggcaggaagactgcctgaacccaggagttcaaaaccagagtgagttatgatcatgccactatactctagcctgggcaagagagagagacctcatctctaaaacaacaacaacaccacaAATGAAGTATCATAAGCGActactatgaataattatatgccaacaaattggataaactaggaaaaaaaggataaattcctagaaacatacaactaCCAAGCctgaatcatgaagaaagagaaaatctgaacagaccaattatGAGTAGGATAGTTCAATCAGTAATCCAAAACCTCCTaataaagaagagacaaagacTTGATGGCTTCACAAGTAAATTCTATCGAacacttaaagaagaattaactccaattcttctcaaactcttccaaaatgctgaagacggaacacttccaaactcattttatgaggataGTATtaacctgataccaaagccaggcaaaaaatctacaagaaaataacaggccaatatccttgatgaacatagatacagaaatcctcaacaaaatactagcaaatggaattcaacagcacattataaggatcatacaccatgatcaagggAGATTTATTCCTAGGATACAGGGACgtttcaacataagcaaatcaatcaatgtgatacatcacattaacagagggaaggacaaaaaccatatgatcatttcagtagacacagaaaaataatctTACAAAATTGAACATACTTCCATAATCAACActctctcaacaaattaggtgtACAAGGAAtctacctcaacataataaaggccatatatgacaaacctacagctaacattatcCTCAACATTGGAAAGATAAAGgtttttcccctaagatcagaaacaagacaaggatgtctgctcttgACACTCTGCTCAACATAGTACCAAAAgtcctttttattcatttaaggcaataaaaaggaataaaagccatccaaattCAAAAAAACCCTAGAGGATCTACCATAAAACTGTTAGaagtaataaatgttatttatttacagCTCAGTGTGCTCATACCAgcaattccagcagtttgggaggccaaggcgggtggatcatgaggtcaggagattgagaccatcctggctaacatggtgaaacccctactaaaaatacaaaaaattagctgggcgtggtggcaggcccctgtagtcccagctaatagagaggctgaggcaggagaatggcgtaaacctgggaggcggagcttgcagtgagccgagattgcgccactgcactgcagcctgggcgacagagcaagactccgtctcaaaaaaaaaaaaaaaaaaaaaaaaaaaagagttataaatgtatgtgtattcAGTAAGATACAAAAATCGGttgtttctatacactagcaacaaattatcagaaaaggaaatcaagaaaacaatcccatgtataataacatcaaaaagaataaaatacttgggaaaaaatttaacaaaggaaATCTGtatacataaaactataaaacattgattaaaaaaaatgaagacacaccAGGCGTGGTGGATaacgcctgtaatcatagcactttggaaagccaaggcaggtggattggctgagctcaggagttcaagaccagcctgggcaacatagtgaagccccatctctactaaaattcaaaaaataaataaataaatgaaagaaaaaaaaattagctgggcgtggcagcatgtgcctgtagtcccagctactcgggaggctgaggcagaagaattgcttgaacccgggaggcatagattgtagtgagctgagatcacaccactgcactccagcctgagcaacagagtgagactcttttctaaaattaaattgcaTTAAATAAAAAAGGGTGTGGTGGGGAGCTAGGAGAGGGATAGGATTAGAAGAAATACCtcatgtagatgacgggttgatgggtgcagcaaaccaccatggcatgtgtatacctacgtaacaaacctgcacattctgcacatgtatcccagaacttaaagtataataaaaaaaaaaaaaatgaagacccaaataaatgaaaatatattctgtattcataaatgggaagaattaatattgttaaaatgtccatacaacccaaagcaatgtacagattcagtgGAATCTCTAACAAAATTCCAAAGGTACTTTTCACAGAAACagcaaaaacaatcctaaaattcatatggaaccataaaagaccctgaatagtcaAGGTAATCTtgaacaagaagaacaaagctggaggcatcactacATCAGATAGATTTCAAAATAGATGacaaagctgcagtaatcaaaacagcatggcactggcataaaaatagacacatcaaCCAATGGTCTATTGGTTCcatcaaccaatggaacagaatacagaaccaaGAATCCATACAGAACCCTTGCATTTATGGTCATTGGATTTTCAATAaaaatgccaagaacacacaatggagaaaagacaattcaataaatggtgatgagaaactggatgtccacatgcaaaagaataaaatagaattcctatcacatacatatacaaaagtgaactcaaaatggattaaagacttaaacataagacacaaaactataaaactactagaagaaaacagaggagggAAAGTTCCATGACATCAGtctaggcaatgattttttttgcatatgaccccaaaacacagaaaagaaaagcaaaaaatagaaaaatgtgattacatcaaactaaaaagcttctgcacagcaaaggaaacaacagagtaaagagactaTCCACAGAGcgggataaaatattttcaagcctTGTATCTGGTAAGatgctaatatccaaaatagataaggaactcaactcagtaacaagaaaacaaataacccaatttaaaaagtgggcatttctcaaaagaagacatagaaacagccaataggtatatgaaaaaacactcaacattaccaatcatcaggaaaatggaaattgaaaccacaatgaactATCACCTCATTGCCGGATACCATGGCtcaggtctataatcccagcactttgggaggccaaggcaggtggatcacttgaggtcaggagttcgacaccagcctgaccaacatgatgaaaccccatctctactaaaatacaaaaagtatccaggcatagtggcgggcacctgtaatctcagctacttgggaggctgaggcgggagaatcacttgaacccgagaggcagaggttgcagtgagccgagattacaccactgcactccagcctgggcaacaagagtgagactccatctcaaacaaacaaacaaacagacagacaaaatcCTCTCACACCTGTCAGAACTGCTAtaatcaaaaggacaaaaaaataacaagtgttggaaaggatgtggcaaaaagggaatccttgtacactTGTTAGTAGCATAAATTGAAACAGCCAGTacggaaaacagcatggaggtttctcaaaactACCCTATAACCCAGCAAACTCACTTCcgggtatatatccaaatgaaatCAAATCAGTATGGGGAAAAAATATCTGCAttcttatgttcattgcagcatcattcatgatagccaagatatggaatcaatggatacattgataaagaaaatgtgatgtgtgtatacacacacatacacacacacacaatggaatgtgtgtgtatatatacaaatacacaaacactggaatattattaaaccttaaaaatgaagaaaatcctgTTACTTTCAACAACATAGATAAAGCTGGAGGGcatatgtgaaataagccaggcacagaaagacagatactgcagtgatctcacttatatatgaacTCTAAAACGTTGAACTCATAGAAGAAGAGCGTAGAATGgaggttgccaggggttgggggatggaGGAAAGAATATATTGGTCAAACGGTACAAAGTTCCAGTTATGCAGAATAAAAAATTTCTGGAGATCTAATATACAGcattatatattaatagtatGTACTGCCATGTAAGTACATACCATTAATAGTAATACCAATACAGAATGTATACCATGGTAACTATAGtttataatactgtattatatacttgGAATTTATTATGGGAGTAGATCTTAATGTTCTtaccatatacacatatatacaaattgGTAACTGTGTGATGTGATAGATACATTAATTGGCTTGAttatggtaatcatttcacaatgcgtacacatatatcaaaacaccTAATTgtatactgtaaatatatataattttttttttttgagaaagttttcgctcttgttgcccaggctggagtgcaatggcacgatcttggctcactgcaacctctgcctcctgggttcaagcaattctcctgcctcagtctcccaagtagctgggactacaggcatgcgccaccacaccaggctaatttttgtatttttagtagagatgggtttcgccatattggtcaggctggtcacacaatcctgacctcaggtgatccacctgcctcggccccccaaaagtgctgggattacaggcttgagccaccacacccagccaatatatataatttttatttgccaaatatacctcaataaagctaggGAAAAAGCTGGAATGAATTGTCTAAAAAACTTTCAGAGAAGGATGAAAATGATGACAGAAAACAGTAAGTCACAGGGAAGAAAAATTgatgtaagaaataaaatgaatgtaaaatatgAATTCTGGAAGGAAAATATGGCAATGATATAGAACCCTAATAAAACAAATTTCCAGGGTTGATGAAAACTCTTAGTACTCAGATGGTTCCCTTTTTGCTGAGCAATATATATGAGGAAAgtggtttttgtttcattttgtttttgcctcagcctcccaagtagctaggattacaggcatgcgccaccatgcctggctaacttttgtatttttagtagagatggggtttcaccatcttggccaggctggtcttgaactcctgatcttgtgatccacccaccttggcctcacaagctgctgggattacaggcgtgagccaccgcacccagcctattaaattttttttttttttttgagatggaatcttgctctgttgcccaggcgagaGTAtaggggcgtgatctcagctcactgcaacctccgcctcctgggttcaaaagatcctcctgcctcagcctctcaagtagctgagatcacacccagttaatttttttatatttttagtaaagacaggtttcaacacattggccaggctggtctcgaactcctgacctcaagtgatctgcccacctcgacctcccaaagtgctgggattacaggcgtaagccactgtgcctggctcccatATGATTAAAAGAAGATCTAGGGTCTTACAGAATAATATTCAGAATGCCTTAGGATACCATCCAAAATCACTCAACAtatgaagaatgaagaaaattt from Rhinopithecus roxellana isolate Shanxi Qingling chromosome 12, ASM756505v1, whole genome shotgun sequence encodes:
- the LOC115892381 gene encoding zinc finger protein 566-like isoform X1 yields the protein MAQESVMFSDVSIDFSQEEWECLNDDQRDLYRDVMLENYSNLVSMAGHSISKPNVISYLEQGKEPWLVDRELTRGQWPVLESRCETKKLFLKKEIYEIESTQWEIMEKLTRHDFQCSSFRDDWDCNIQFEKQLGSQGGHFNQLVFTHEDLPTLSQHPSFTLQQIINSKKKFCASKEYRKTFRHGSQFATHEIIHTIEKPYECKECGKSFRHPSRLAHHQKIHTGKKPFECKECGKTFICGSDLTRHHRIHTGEKPYECKECGKAFSSGSNFTRHQRIHTGEKPYECKECGNAFSQSSQLIKHQRIHTGEKPYECKECEKAFRSGSDLTRHQRIHTGEKPYECKICGKAYSQSSQLISHHRIHTSEKPYEYRECGKNFNYNPQLIQHQNLYW
- the LOC115892381 gene encoding zinc finger protein 566-like isoform X3, producing the protein MAQESVMFSDVSIDFSQEEWECLNDDQRDLYRDVMLENYSNLVSMAGHSISKPNVISYLEQGKEPWLVDRELTRGQWPVLESRCETKKLFLKKEIYEIESTQWEIMEKLTRHDFQCSSFRDDWDCNIQFEKQLGSQGGHFNQLVFTHEDLPTLSQHPSFTLQQIINSKKKFCASKEYRKTFRHGSQFATHEIIHTIEKPYECKECGKSFRHPSRLAHHQKIHTGKKPFECKECGKTFICGSDLTRHHRIHTGEKPYECKECGKAFSSGSNFTRHQRIHTGEKPYECKECGNAFSQSSQLIKHQRIHTEKWITIHFPEICFFTFSCTSWIFLQ
- the LOC115892381 gene encoding zinc finger protein 566-like isoform X2 — its product is MAQESVMFSDVSIDFSQEEWECLNDDQRDLYRDVMLENYSNLVSMGHSISKPNVISYLEQGKEPWLVDRELTRGQWPVLESRCETKKLFLKKEIYEIESTQWEIMEKLTRHDFQCSSFRDDWDCNIQFEKQLGSQGGHFNQLVFTHEDLPTLSQHPSFTLQQIINSKKKFCASKEYRKTFRHGSQFATHEIIHTIEKPYECKECGKSFRHPSRLAHHQKIHTGKKPFECKECGKTFICGSDLTRHHRIHTGEKPYECKECGKAFSSGSNFTRHQRIHTGEKPYECKECGNAFSQSSQLIKHQRIHTGEKPYECKECEKAFRSGSDLTRHQRIHTGEKPYECKICGKAYSQSSQLISHHRIHTSEKPYEYRECGKNFNYNPQLIQHQNLYW